The following is a genomic window from Amycolatopsis cihanbeyliensis.
GCTGGCCGGGCTGGCCGTCCTGCTGGCCCGCCGGGGCGCGGGCGACGACCTGGTCATCGGCGCGCCCACCACGCACCGCCCGTTCACCGAGCTGGAGCGCACGGTGGGCATGTTCGTCACCACCACCGCGCTGCGCGTGGACCTTTCCGGCGACCCGACCGGGACGGAACTGCTCGGCCGGGCCCGCGCGACCGCCATCGACGCGCTCGGGAACGCCGAGGTCAGCTTCGACGAGGTGACCGGCAGGGTGGCCCCGCGCCGGGACCTGTCCCACCACCCGCTCTTCCAGGTCATGCTGGTGCTCAACCAGGGTGAGGGCTCCGGCGAATGGGCCGGGTTCCCCGCGCGGGCCGTCCCGGTCGACCGGGGAACCAGCCGGTTCGACCTGACCCTGCACGTGCGCGAGACCGGCGGTGACTGGCCCGCCACCCTGGACTACAGCACCGACCTGTTCGAACCGGAGACCGTCGCCCGCATCGCCGAGCACCTGCTGGCCGTGCTCACCGCGATACTCGACCGGCCGGACGCCCGGCTGTCCACACTGGACGCACTGGGCGGGACCGACCGGGCCGTGGCCGCCGCCGTCAACGGCGCGGAGCCCCCTCCGGCGCCCGGGGTGCTGACCCGCATCGCCGCGCAGGATCCCGCCGCCCCGGCGGTCGTCTCGCTCGCCGACGGCACCACGGTCACGTTCGGGGAGCTGGACCGCCGGGCCAACGGCATCGCACATCTGCTCGCCGGGCTCGGTGTCGGCCCGGAGACCCCGGTCGGGGTGGCGCTGCCCGCCGGGCCCGAGGCGCTGACCGCGCTGCTCGGGGTGCTCAAGGCGGGCGGCGCCTACGTGCCGCTCGACCCGGCGCACCCGCCCGCCCGGCTGACCGCCCTGCTCGCCGACTGCGGGGCACCCGCCGTGATCACGACTCCCGCCGACCGGCACCGGTTCGACGGGTTCCCCGGGAGCGTGCTGGCCACCGGGGAGCTAGGGGCCGAAGCCGCCGCGCCGCCCGCCGTGGACCTGCCCGCGACCGCGCTGGCCTACATCGTGCACACCTCAGGGTCCACCGGGAAACCCAAGGGGGTGCAGGTGCAGCACGACAGCCTCGCGAACCTGACCCGCGCCTTCATCGACCTGCACGGTTTCCGGCCCGGTGACCGCCTGCTGATGGTTCCGCCGCTGAGCTTCGACGCCTCCGTCGGGGACATCTTCCCCGCCTGGTGCGCGGGCGCGGCCGTGCTGACCCACCCGGAGCCCGCCTCGATCGGCGGAGCCGAGCTGCTGCGGCTGTGCGCCGAGCACGGCATCACGGCCGTGGACACCGCGGCGGCGCTGTGGAAGCGGTGGGTGGCCGACCTGGCCGGGCTCGCCGAGGCGGTCGACGACAGCACCCCGCTGCGGGTGATGATGATCGGCGGCGAGGCCGTGCCCGCGCGCGCGGTCGCCGAATGGGCGCGGCTCACCGGCGGGCGCGTCACCCTGGTCAACCACTACGGCCCCACCGAGACCACCGTCTGCGCCACCGCGCACATCGCCGCCGCCGACGCGCCGCCGTCGGCCGCGCTGCCCATCGGCCGCCCGCTGCCCGGCGTCCGTGCCTACCTGCTGGACGAGTGGCTCCGGCCCGTCCCGGTCGGGGTGCCCGGGCAGCTGCACATCGGGGGAGCGGCACCCGCCCGCGGCTACCGGGGCGAGCCGGCTCGCACCGCGGCGGCCTACCTGCCGGACCCGACCGTGCCCGGGGGACGCATCTACGGCACCGGCGACCTGGCGCGGCTGCTGCCGGAGGGCAGGCTGGAGTTCCTCGGCCGCGCCGACGACCAGGTGAAGGTGCGCGGCCACCGCATCGAGCCCGGCGAGGTGCGCGCGACGTTGCTCACCCACCCCCGGCTGGTCGACGCCGCGGTCGCCGTGCGCGCCGAGACCCTGGTCGCCTACGTCGTGGCCCGTGAAGGCGAGGCCGCACCGGGACTGGACGAGCTGCGTGCCGGCTGCGCCGAGCGGCTGCCCGAGGCGATGCTGCCGGGCGCGCTGGTCGAGCTGGCCGAGTTGCCGCTGACCCGCCACGGCAAGGTCGACACCGCGTCCCTGCCGGATCCCCGGCCGCGCGCGGCGGCCTACGAGCCGCCGCGCACCCCGGTGGAGCGAACCCTGGCCGAGGTCTGGGCCGAGGTGCTGGAGGTGCCCCTCGTCGGCCGCCGGGACAGCTTCTTCGGGCTCGGCGGGCACTCGCTGATCGCGGCCAGGGTGCTGGCCCGCATCCGCGCGCTGCTGGGGGTGGACGTGCCACTGCGGGCCCTGTTCGCCACGGCCGACCTGGCCGAGCTGGCCGAGGTCGTCGAGCAGGCGGCCGCGGCGGAGGACACCTTCGCCACGCGGTACTCCGCAGGGCTGCCGGCCCCTGAGCGGATGCGCGCCGACGCGTGTCCGCCCGAGGACATCGTGCCCACCGGACCCCGGAGCGGCCCCGTCGAGCGGGTGCTGCTCACCGGGGCGACCGGGTTCCTCGGCGCGCACCTGATCGCCGAGTTGCTCACCCGCACCGGCGCCGAGGTGCACTGCCTGGTGCGCGCCGAGACCCCGGCCATGGCAGGCGCGCGGGTGCGAGCCAACCTGCTGCGGGCCCGTCTCGAGGTGCCCGAGGAGGCGCTGGCGCGGATCGTCCCGGTCGTCGGCGACCTTTCCGAGCCCGGGCTGGGCCTGACCCGCCGGGACTTCGACGAGCTGGCGGAGAGCATGGACGCCATCTACCACAACGGCGCGGTGATGAACTTCGTGCTCACCTACCAGTGGATGATGCCCCCGCACATCGGCAGCACCGCGGACATCCTGCGGCTGGCCACCCGGTACACGACCAAGCCGCTGCACCTGATGTCCACCCTCGGCGTGTTCCTCGGCTCCGCCTACGACCGGGTGCGGATCACCGAGGCCGACCGGCCGGAGGACCCGACCGGGCTGGACACCGGTTACCACACCACCAAGTGGGTCGCGGACATGATGGGCGTGCTGGCCCGCGACCGTGGCCTGCCGATCTCCATCCACCGCATCGCGGCCATCGTCGGGGACATGCGCACCGGCACGGCAAAGACCGAGTCCTACCTGAGCCGGCAGATCGCCACCTGCGCGCAGGTCGGTGCCGTGCCGAGAACCGCGGACGTGATCGACATGCTGCCGGTGGACCGGCTCGCCGCGGCGATCGCGGGCCTGTCCACCCGGCCGGAGCTGCACGGCAGGGACTTCCACTACTACCGGGCCGACGGGCTGTCCTACGCCGACCTCGGTGAGGTGCTCACCGAGGTCGGCTACCCGACCCGGCTGCTGGAGTACCCGCGGTGGCGGTCGCTGATGCTGGACAGCCCGGACAGCGCGTTCGGCCCGCTGGCCTTCGGCCTGACCACGACCCACCGCGCCCACCCCGAGTTCGACTGCGCGGCCACCTGGGCCGCGGCGGCCGAGTGCGGGGTGCGGTTTCCCCCCGCGGACCGGGCCATGATCGCGCGGCACATCGAGTACCTGGCGTCCGCGGGCGCCCTGCCGGAGAGGAGCTGACATGCCGGTGAACCTGGACGCGGGAGACGGCCCACCGTCCTTTCTCGACATGATCACCACGGCCGGGTACCGCGCGGCGACGGCCGGCCTGCGTCTCGGGGTCTTTCCCGCGCTGGCGGAAGGTCCCCTTCCGGCCGCCGAGCTGGCGGCGCGGATCGACGCCGATCCGCGCGGCACCACGCTGCTGGCCGACGTGCTGGTCTCCTGCGGCTACCTGACCGCCGACGGCGACCGCTACGCGAACGCGCCGATGGCCGACAAGTGGCTGGCCGGCGGCGACTACCGTCGAGTCGAACACTTCTGGTCCACGGTCCTGTTCGACTCGTGGGGCGAGCTGGAGACCTCGGTGCGCTCCGGCGCCGCCGCGCTGGACTTCTACGCCTGGCTGGCCGAGCGGCCCGAGACCCTGGGTCGCTTCCAGGGCATGCTGTCCGCCCACGCCGAGCACATCGCCCCCGAGGTCGCCGCGCTGGTTCCGGTAGGACGGACCCTGCTGGACGTCGGCGGTGGCCACGCCACCTACCCGATCCGGCTCTGCTCGGGGAACCCTTCCTTGCATGCCACCGTCGTGGACCGCCCCGAGGCCCTGAACGCGGCGGCGGTCGAGGCGGCCGGTGTCACCGACCGCATCACCTTGCGACCGGGGGACTACGACGAGCTGGACCTTGGCTCGGGCTTCGACACCGCCCTGCTGTTCAACGTCGTGCACGGCCGCACCGCCGCCGCCAACCGCACGCTGCTGCACCGGGTGGCCGCAGCCCTGCGCCCCGGCGGCGCGGTGGTGCTGCTGGAACACCAGGAACACCCGGCCGATCCGGTCGACGACGCCTTCACCAGGGTGTTCAGCCTGAACCTCTTCCACGGCCAGTGCGGCCAGGTCTACCCGGCACACGACATCGCGGCCTGGCTGTTGGACGCGGGCTTCGGCGAACCCGAGATACACCCGCTGGAAAGCTCCCCCGCCCAGTCGGTCCTGATCGCCCGCCTGGGAGGCACCCGATGACGACGGCCCGTTCGGCCCGGTGCCGGCCGGGTACACCTGGTGTTCTGCACCGAAGCGAGATGAGCCCGGAGGGCGAGGCGGGACACCACGGCAAGGACGCCGTCATCGTCCGCCAGAAGCGGAGGAGTGCCCCCGGATTCCGTCCAGGAGGTACCTGGTGCGGCGGTCGTAGTCGTCCCGGGGAGGCCGCTTGCCGTGCTTGAGGGCGAGGGCGTTGTCGACGACGAGTGCGTGCAGGTCGCCCGCCGTGAACTCCGGCCGCAGCACACCGGAGGCCCGCCCCGCTGCGATGAGCTCTTCGTTGGCCTCGCTTCCGACCCGGCAGATCTCCATGAGCTGCTGCGAGTGCGGATATGTCTGCAACAGGACGTCGTTGAAGGCGGGCTGGCGGTACTGGAGGTCGCGGATCGCGGTCAGGTAGTACGCGATCCGCTCGCCGACGTCGTCGATGGTACGGGTGTGGTCGATGACGGCGAACAGCTCACTCGCCACGACCTCTTCGATGACGGCTTCGATGAGGCCGATCCGCCCGCCGAACCGGTTGAAGATCGTGGCCTTACTCACCCCTGCCGCCTTGGCGACCTCCTCCAGCGGCACCGTCAGGCCCTGTCCCTGGAAGGCGCCGATCGCGGCAGAGCGGATCTGTTCGGAATTGCGCCGGGCGTCGGCGCGCAGCCGGGATTTCGAAGGCACCGCACCGGCCATGGCCCTCACCGTCTCTTCCTGTCGCTCATCGTCGTAATTTGACTCGATGGGTCAGTTTACCTATAGTCGCAGATGGAAGAAAACCTGACCCGATTGGTCAACTTATGCTGCCGCCCACCACCAAGACGGACACCGTGGGCGCTCAGGAAGGTCAAGAACATGATCGTTGTCACCGGCGCTACCGGTGGGCTGGGCGGCGCCACCGTCGAGCACCTCCTCAAGCGCATGCCCGCCGACCAGATTGGTGTCAGCGTCCGCGACACCACCAAGGCGCAGCACTTTGCCGACCGCGGCGTGCGCGTGCGGCCGGGCTCCTACGAGGACCCGGCCGCGCTGCGTGACTCATTCGCCGGTGCCGAGCAGGTCCTTCTGGTGTCCGGTAACGACCCGGCCGCCGACATGGTCAGCCTGCACCGCAATGCCATCGAAGCCGCGGTCGCGGCCGGGGCCCGGCGGATCCTCTACACGAGCCAGCATGGCGCCGTCCCCGGCAACCCGTACCGGGCGTCGGACTTCCACATCGCCACCGAGGCGATCCTCGGCGACTCGGGAGTCGACTGGACCGCACTGCGCAACGGCGCCTACGGTCCGCTCGATCAGGTTCTCGGCCCGTGGCAGCGGACCGGCGTGATCGCTCAGCCGGAAGACGGCCCCGTCCCGTATACCGACCGTGCCGACATAGCCGAGGCCACTGCGGTCATCCTCGCCGGTGACCGCTCTTTCGATGGTCCTATCACCCTTACCGCGCCGACCGCCGTCACCTTCCACGATTTCGCCAGGATCGCCTCTGACCTCACCGGTCGCACTGTCAAACGCGTCCGCCTGGACGACGAACAGTGGGTCGCTGACCAACTCACGATCGGTGTGCCGGAGCAGATGGCCCGACTCTTACTCACCTTCTACCAGGCAGCCCGCGCGGGCTACTTCGCCGAAGCCGGCCCTCTGCTGGCCGAGCTCCTCGGCCGGGAGCCCCGCACCGCCGCTGACCGGCTCGCAGCCCAGATCGCCTGAAGCGCCCATGCCGTCGGTGGTCGTGGGCAGGTTGACCGAGCTGGACGCGCGGCCGGGACATAGGGTGTTCGAGGTCGGCACGGGTACCGGCTGGAGCGCCGCTCTGCTCGCTCATATCATTGGTGTACAAGGGCAAGTCACCATCGACCGGCAGAGCGTCACCCTGCCGCCTGACGGCAACCTGCCGGCTCATGCTCATGGATGACCGTCGGGTCATCCAGGCTGACCGGTGGGTGCGCGAAAGGTGATCATGCTCAGGCCGGCCGCCGCATTTCTTCGTATGCTTCCCGTAGGTCGGTCGCTTCCGGTAGCCCTTGGGTTTCCACGGCGTGTACTACTTCGGCGGCTCGCCACTGGTTGGATGGAACGATGCGGCCGGAGGTGATCGCCCGCATGGTGTGGCTCGCTGCTTCATCGACTCGATTGTCGGCCAGCAGCGCAAGGGACAGGTCGATATTGGCGGATGCGACGCGACGTGGCCACTTGCTTATGTCGTCACTCGGCGCAAGCCTGCGGATGATCTCCCGGGCGTAGTCTTCCGCGGCGGGGTCGCCAACCCAGGCGAGCGTCGTCGCGGTGTACGCCATCGACTTGTCCGGGTCGTAGCCGTAGTGGTGTTCTGGTTGTTCCGGCCGCGGCATCGGCGATACCAGACGTTGGACGTTTGCGATGGCGGCGTAGGTCTCGCGTCGTTGGCCAAGTCGTGCGTGGGCGCGGCCCTGCTGTGCCGTGGCTTGAATGGCGACGGAGCTGCCAGGCGGGGCAAGCTCCCTTGCCGCATCGGACAGCTCGAGCGCTCGCGGGTAATCGCCGCTGGTGAGTACCCGCCATGCTTCGGTCTCGTGGCACCACGCGCGGATCTCGTCCTGGCCTGCGTGCTTGGCCAGGCTCGATGCGGTCTTCAACCGTGCGCGCGCGGCAGCGGTTTGGTTCAGATCGATATGCACCGTAGCGCCGAGCAACGACAGCCAGCCGCCAACGACCAGCAACCGTTGGTGTTCGCCCAACGTCGTGCGAGCATCGAGTAGGCGATCGACGTAGCCGAGGTGCCGCCGGATGCGCTCGAGCAACACCAGCGGCGGCGTCGTCGGGTA
Proteins encoded in this region:
- a CDS encoding non-ribosomal peptide synthetase: MTELPDRERLLARLVAERGLATAPPAVPPRPGGEPVPLSGNQRGLWLTERLGRDSGAYVMFCALRVSADLDPERLRAALATVLARHEALRTRIVEVDGSPEQQVLPEVAADVAVSDLTRSDGLEPAEALRGAVAAEVDLPFDLSAAPLLRLRLIRLGPADCALVVAAHHVVCDDRSLAIVAADLGAAYAGQPLADVDTQFPDYVHWQAERLADGERQRQLDHWAERLAGAPAALELGTDRPRTPRRTVEGASHPFTIPAGLAERLSATARANGATPFAVLLAGLAVLLARRGAGDDLVIGAPTTHRPFTELERTVGMFVTTTALRVDLSGDPTGTELLGRARATAIDALGNAEVSFDEVTGRVAPRRDLSHHPLFQVMLVLNQGEGSGEWAGFPARAVPVDRGTSRFDLTLHVRETGGDWPATLDYSTDLFEPETVARIAEHLLAVLTAILDRPDARLSTLDALGGTDRAVAAAVNGAEPPPAPGVLTRIAAQDPAAPAVVSLADGTTVTFGELDRRANGIAHLLAGLGVGPETPVGVALPAGPEALTALLGVLKAGGAYVPLDPAHPPARLTALLADCGAPAVITTPADRHRFDGFPGSVLATGELGAEAAAPPAVDLPATALAYIVHTSGSTGKPKGVQVQHDSLANLTRAFIDLHGFRPGDRLLMVPPLSFDASVGDIFPAWCAGAAVLTHPEPASIGGAELLRLCAEHGITAVDTAAALWKRWVADLAGLAEAVDDSTPLRVMMIGGEAVPARAVAEWARLTGGRVTLVNHYGPTETTVCATAHIAAADAPPSAALPIGRPLPGVRAYLLDEWLRPVPVGVPGQLHIGGAAPARGYRGEPARTAAAYLPDPTVPGGRIYGTGDLARLLPEGRLEFLGRADDQVKVRGHRIEPGEVRATLLTHPRLVDAAVAVRAETLVAYVVAREGEAAPGLDELRAGCAERLPEAMLPGALVELAELPLTRHGKVDTASLPDPRPRAAAYEPPRTPVERTLAEVWAEVLEVPLVGRRDSFFGLGGHSLIAARVLARIRALLGVDVPLRALFATADLAELAEVVEQAAAAEDTFATRYSAGLPAPERMRADACPPEDIVPTGPRSGPVERVLLTGATGFLGAHLIAELLTRTGAEVHCLVRAETPAMAGARVRANLLRARLEVPEEALARIVPVVGDLSEPGLGLTRRDFDELAESMDAIYHNGAVMNFVLTYQWMMPPHIGSTADILRLATRYTTKPLHLMSTLGVFLGSAYDRVRITEADRPEDPTGLDTGYHTTKWVADMMGVLARDRGLPISIHRIAAIVGDMRTGTAKTESYLSRQIATCAQVGAVPRTADVIDMLPVDRLAAAIAGLSTRPELHGRDFHYYRADGLSYADLGEVLTEVGYPTRLLEYPRWRSLMLDSPDSAFGPLAFGLTTTHRAHPEFDCAATWAAAAECGVRFPPADRAMIARHIEYLASAGALPERS
- a CDS encoding methyltransferase, with the translated sequence MPVNLDAGDGPPSFLDMITTAGYRAATAGLRLGVFPALAEGPLPAAELAARIDADPRGTTLLADVLVSCGYLTADGDRYANAPMADKWLAGGDYRRVEHFWSTVLFDSWGELETSVRSGAAALDFYAWLAERPETLGRFQGMLSAHAEHIAPEVAALVPVGRTLLDVGGGHATYPIRLCSGNPSLHATVVDRPEALNAAAVEAAGVTDRITLRPGDYDELDLGSGFDTALLFNVVHGRTAAANRTLLHRVAAALRPGGAVVLLEHQEHPADPVDDAFTRVFSLNLFHGQCGQVYPAHDIAAWLLDAGFGEPEIHPLESSPAQSVLIARLGGTR
- a CDS encoding TetR/AcrR family transcriptional regulator; translated protein: MAGAVPSKSRLRADARRNSEQIRSAAIGAFQGQGLTVPLEEVAKAAGVSKATIFNRFGGRIGLIEAVIEEVVASELFAVIDHTRTIDDVGERIAYYLTAIRDLQYRQPAFNDVLLQTYPHSQQLMEICRVGSEANEELIAAGRASGVLRPEFTAGDLHALVVDNALALKHGKRPPRDDYDRRTRYLLDGIRGHSSASGGR
- a CDS encoding NAD(P)H-binding protein encodes the protein MIVVTGATGGLGGATVEHLLKRMPADQIGVSVRDTTKAQHFADRGVRVRPGSYEDPAALRDSFAGAEQVLLVSGNDPAADMVSLHRNAIEAAVAAGARRILYTSQHGAVPGNPYRASDFHIATEAILGDSGVDWTALRNGAYGPLDQVLGPWQRTGVIAQPEDGPVPYTDRADIAEATAVILAGDRSFDGPITLTAPTAVTFHDFARIASDLTGRTVKRVRLDDEQWVADQLTIGVPEQMARLLLTFYQAARAGYFAEAGPLLAELLGREPRTAADRLAAQIA
- a CDS encoding helix-turn-helix domain-containing protein, encoding MAAKRVQLARARKAAGYTQEQLAKALHIDRSTIFRWEAGLSEPLPYRRPKLGRLLRLTRQQLETLLVEDRQSGSNDSGPDRPVRPRPAGAPTNAVSATTFQGSAAPLAVRVARVGNTATPSSAAAIQPWLAPAIDDGEIEALQLLHRIDASDVGAETLERLEVVVDELAVAYPTTPPLVLLERIRRHLGYVDRLLDARTTLGEHQRLLVVGGWLSLLGATVHIDLNQTAAARARLKTASSLAKHAGQDEIRAWCHETEAWRVLTSGDYPRALELSDAARELAPPGSSVAIQATAQQGRAHARLGQRRETYAAIANVQRLVSPMPRPEQPEHHYGYDPDKSMAYTATTLAWVGDPAAEDYAREIIRRLAPSDDISKWPRRVASANIDLSLALLADNRVDEAASHTMRAITSGRIVPSNQWRAAEVVHAVETQGLPEATDLREAYEEMRRPA